From Deinococcus aquaedulcis, the proteins below share one genomic window:
- a CDS encoding metallophosphoesterase family protein has translation MTQAPPPPTPAPRLGKRLMLLADQVHPFVYRDAFPQGVPAVDAVLAAGDLPGYYLEFLATKLTVPVIYVHGNHANEYVNEGEGRVAPRGVISAHGRVVDEAGLRVAGWGGVPRYRQDGEGQYSAAQARWGLGRLAWQARRGVDVLLTHAPPTGPHAGADHAHRGCEAITTFMARRRPAVVVHGHIHEYEGRKLEYTDPVSGARVLNAYGYRVVEV, from the coding sequence ATGACCCAAGCCCCCCCGCCCCCCACCCCCGCGCCCCGGCTGGGCAAGCGGCTGATGCTGCTGGCCGATCAGGTGCATCCCTTCGTGTACCGCGACGCCTTTCCGCAGGGCGTGCCGGCGGTGGACGCGGTGCTGGCGGCGGGCGACCTGCCCGGCTACTACCTGGAGTTTCTGGCGACCAAGCTCACCGTGCCCGTGATTTACGTGCATGGCAACCACGCCAACGAGTACGTGAACGAGGGCGAGGGCCGCGTGGCCCCGCGCGGCGTGATCAGTGCCCACGGCCGGGTGGTGGACGAGGCGGGCCTGCGGGTGGCGGGCTGGGGCGGGGTGCCGCGCTACCGGCAGGACGGCGAAGGCCAGTACAGCGCCGCGCAGGCCCGCTGGGGGCTGGGGCGTCTGGCATGGCAGGCACGCCGGGGGGTGGACGTGCTGCTCACCCACGCGCCGCCCACCGGGCCCCACGCCGGAGCCGACCACGCCCACCGGGGCTGCGAGGCCATCACGACCTTTATGGCGCGGCGGCGCCCGGCGGTGGTGGTCCACGGCCACATCCACGAGTATGAAGGCCGCAAGCTGGAGTACACCGATCCCGTCAGCGGCGCCCGCGTGCTGAACGCCTACGGCTACCGGGTGGTTGAGGTTTAA